One window of the Lynx canadensis isolate LIC74 chromosome D3, mLynCan4.pri.v2, whole genome shotgun sequence genome contains the following:
- the CD3H18orf32 gene encoding UPF0729 protein C18orf32 homolog, whose translation MVCIPCIVIPVLLWIYKKFLEPYIYPLLSPFVSRMWPSKALRESHDKNKGQVDCKGADMNGLPTKGPMEISDKKKD comes from the exons ATGGTGTGTATCCCTTGCATCGTCATTCCAGTTCTGCTCTGGATCTACAAGAAGTTCCTGGAGCCGTACATAtaccctctgctctccccctttGTTAGTCGCATGTGGCCTAGTAAAGCCCTCCGAGAATCCCACGACAAAAACAAAGGCCAAGTAGACTGCAAG ggtGCAGACATGAATGGATTACCAACAAAAGGACCAATGGAAATCTCTgataaaaagaaagactaa